The DNA region TTAATAACCAATTCATTAGAGAATCAGAAGATGTTCGTAAAGTGAACTTTGTCGCTAAAGAACAAAATGAAATAATAGGTTTCTCTAATGGAAGTTATAAAGAAGAATCCATCCAAGGATATATAACTTTTGTTCTTATCAGAAAAGAATATAGATTTCAAGGAATAGGAAATAAGCTTCTGGAAGCAGTGGAAGACAAACTTCTCAAGATTGGAAAAGGGAGAATAACGCGATTTGATATATTGTTCTTCAATCCTATCAATCTTGAATGGTTTGTTCCAAGAACGAATGGACACGACCATCCTAATGCACCAGGTGTCGATGTCTCTCTAGGAGGATATATTTTCTTTAAGAATAATGGATATAGAGATGTTGCTTATGAGAATTCATATTATAGAGAACTTGAAAACTTTGAATTCTCAGATAAGATTCATAGGAAAATACTAGAATTAAAGCAAAAAGACATAACTATAACTTATTATGACAGAGACAAACATCATGGGTTGAATGAACTTTTTGATGATTTCAATAATGAACTTTGGCGAGAGACTATAATGAAAAATGT from Vallitalea longa includes:
- a CDS encoding GNAT family N-acetyltransferase, giving the protein MDIVELSSEDILKVNNMWNEYARNGEFVHKDLEFKDFNNQFIRESEDVRKVNFVAKEQNEIIGFSNGSYKEESIQGYITFVLIRKEYRFQGIGNKLLEAVEDKLLKIGKGRITRFDILFFNPINLEWFVPRTNGHDHPNAPGVDVSLGGYIFFKNNGYRDVAYENSYYRELENFEFSDKIHRKILELKQKDITITYYDRDKHHGLNELFDDFNNELWRETIMKNVNEQNGGKPVLIVEHKGKVCGFTGPLYVQPSGRGYFAGIGIHSDYRKLGAGKVLFSYLCKSLKDQGASFMTLFTGEKNPARNIYESAGFKIIKTWADMRKEINQNG